GAGAGATCATGTCAAGCTTCGTGGAAAAAGCCGTATGAACGCCATTTTCGTGGCAAACAAGCCTGCTGGCATGAGCTCAAACCACTTTTTAGGACGACTAAAGAGAAAGTATGGCGTTAAAAAGGCTGGATTTTCAGGCACGCTTGATCCATTTGCGAGTGGCTGCCTGATAGTCGCTTTTGGCTCGTATACGAAATTTTTTAGATTTTTAGACAAAAGCCCAAAGGTCTATGAGGCGACGATCTGGCTTGGGGCGAGCAGTCCCAGCATGGATAATGAAAATATCACTGAAATTTTAAATGTAAAAGAGCTAAATTTAGAAAAACTTGAAGCCATTAGAGGCGAGCTAATCGGCAAGATAAGCTATATCCCGCCAAAATTTAGCGCCAAACATGTAAATGGCACAAGAGCTTACAAGCTAGCAAGAAGCGGCGAAGAATTTGAGCTAAAGCCAGAGACAATGGAAATTTACGAGAGTGAAATTTTAAATTATTCGCACCCTTTTTTGACGCTTCGTTTAAGCGTAAGTGAGGGGAGTTACATCCGCTCTTATGCAGAAATTTTTGGACAAAAAGTTGGTTATAATGTAACTTTAAGCTCATTAAAGAGGGTAAGCGAGGGTAAATTTCGCTATGAAAATGAAAAATTTTTAAATATTTGCAATTTTTTAAATATTGAACAAAACACGTATTTTGGGGATATTAATAACATACTAGATGGTAAGAAATTAAAAATTAACGATTTTGAAACACAAACACAAGGAATTTATTTGCTAAATTATGATAAATTTATGAGCGTAATCCAAATCATGGATGATACTATAAATTACACTCTAAACAAGGTAGAAAAATGTTAATCTTAGCAAGAAAAGAAAACGAAGAAATTTTACTAGGTAACGACATAAAAGTCGTCGTAGTAAGTATCTCAAAAAGCACCGTTAAGCTTGGTATCGAGGCCCCGCGCAACACAATGATACTAAGAAGCGAGCTGGCAAACGATATCAAAAACGAAAATATCCACGCCACTAAAAAAGCAAGCGAAGCCGATATCCACGAGCTTGCGAAAAAAATCGAGAAATGAAAAGCTTTGCAAAGATCAACGTCTTTTTGAAGGTAGTTGGCACCAGAGGCAACTACCACGAAATTTTGTCACGTTTTGTTCTTTGCGAGCAGCTTTTTGATGAAATTTATTTTGAGAGGTCAAATTCTTTTGCTATAGAATGCGACAACAAAGAGATAAAAGAGAACATCATCCAAAAAGCGATAGACGAGCTAAAAAAAGCTGGCTTTTCAAATGAGCTAGATGAGTTTTTTAGCTCTCACAAAATCATCATCAACAAACAAATCCCAATAGGTGCTGGTCTAGGAGGAGGCAGTTCAAACGCTGCCACCTTTTTACTAATGGTAAATGACGAGCTAAATTTAAATATAAAACGCGAAAATTTGATGCAAATAGCCTCTAAAATCGGCGCAGACGTGGCCTTTTTTGTGAGTGGCTACAAGGCAGCAAATGTAAGCGGCATAGGTGAGATCATAGAAGAATTTGACGATGAAGTGCCAAATTTAAATATTTTCACGCCAAATGTTTTTTGCTCCACACCGATGGTTTATCAAGAATTTAGAAGTAATTTCTTACAATACATAGACATTAATGCTGCAAAAAAGATGCAAAATTTAAAGAGCAAAGAGCTACTTGAAATTTATAAAAACGAGGAGCTAAACGATCTTTTTGCCCCATGCTTTAAGCTCTATCCACAGATGAATGAGTTTAGAGATAAATTTCTAAGCGGCAGCGGCAGTAGCGTATTTAGCGTAAATTAAAAGGTAAAATTTTGATAAAAGATCTAGCAAAAAACAAAAAAGCTTTGCACGACTTTAGCATACTTGAGACCTTTGAAGCTGGCATCGTTTTAAAAGGTAGCGAGGTCAAGGCTCTAAGGGCTGGCAGAGCAAATTTAAAAGATAGCTTTGTGCGCGTCATAAAAGGCGAGCTTTTCTTACTAAACGCTCATATCAGCTATCTTGAGACTACACACAGCGCATTTCGTCCAAATGAACGAGCAGCCAGAAAACTTTTGATGCACAGAAAGCAGATCGATAAAATTTTCGGTCAAGTCTCACAAGATGGACTTGCTCTAGTTGTTTTAGCACTTTATCTAAGCGATAAAAACATCGTAAAAGCAAGGTTAGCCCTTGCAAAAGGTAAAAATTTACACGACAAGCGCGAGGCTTTAAAAAGGCGCGAGGCGGACAAAGAGGCAAGAGCTGCCATAAAAAGATATGTTTAAGGGATAAGATGAAAAATTTACTCGTTTTAATAATCGCTTTATTTGCTTTTTTTGGTTGCGGCGATGATGAGAGCAGCAGCGTAAATTTTAAAGAATTTAGCCCAAGTGAAGAGGTTAAGTTCGTAGATGTAAGCGGCAAGGAGCTTACTTTGGTTAGAAAAGATCACGGCTTTGCTATCAAAAATGATGAAAATAAGGTTTTAATGATCGATATTTTTGGCACATTTTGCCCGCCTTGCCAAAAAGAGGCAGCTGAGCTTACAAAATATCAGCTTGAAAACAAAGATAAATTTACACTAATCGGACTAACCCACTTTGAAAATGTCACAAATGAGTATGTTTTGCATGAATTTATGCAAAAATTTAATGCCTACTACTTCATAACAAACGACCAAAAGATAAATGACAGACTTGCCGAGCAGATCGTAAGAGATATTGAATACAAACATGAGATCGCACTACCTTTTAAGGTGGTGATAAAAAATGGCGAATATCAAATTTTAACAGACGTAGATAGCGGACAATACGGAGTAAAATACTATCTTGGCGGCATAAAAGTCACAAAAATGAAAGAAGATTTGGCAAAAATTTATGGAACAAAATAAATTTGCCTTATATATGGAACATCATTTGCTTATAAATGTGTGAAATTTTAGAAGGACTTTAAATGTTTGTTTTAGATAGATCAAAATCTAGCCCATTAGTCGAATCAGCCCTTGCAGGCAGAGAACTACGCCAAAAGCTCATCTCTGGCAACCTTGCAAATGTTGATACGCCATTTTACAAGGCTAGAGATGTAAGATTTGAAGATATTTTAAGAGAAAAAGCAAATGAAATTTATAACGTTTCAGAGAGCAAAAAACTAAATTTAGCTAAAACAAACGAAGCGCACATGGCTGCGGTTGATTTTCCAAAAAGCGACACAGCTCAAATTTTCTTGCGTGATGGTCACATGGCTAGAAATGACGCAAACACGGTTGATCTTGATGTTGAAACAACAGAAATGGGCAAAAACACAGTTATGATAAACGCCCTTGATGGCGCCTACAAGGCTCAGGGCAATATCTTTAAAAGCGTAATAGACGCAAGTGCTAAGAACTAGGAGAGATGATGTCATACTTAAATGATTTTGATATTAGCGGATACGGACTAAGCG
This genomic stretch from Campylobacter concisus harbors:
- the smpB gene encoding SsrA-binding protein SmpB; protein product: MKDLAKNKKALHDFSILETFEAGIVLKGSEVKALRAGRANLKDSFVRVIKGELFLLNAHISYLETTHSAFRPNERAARKLLMHRKQIDKIFGQVSQDGLALVVLALYLSDKNIVKARLALAKGKNLHDKREALKRREADKEARAAIKRYV
- the truB gene encoding tRNA pseudouridine(55) synthase TruB, translating into MNAIFVANKPAGMSSNHFLGRLKRKYGVKKAGFSGTLDPFASGCLIVAFGSYTKFFRFLDKSPKVYEATIWLGASSPSMDNENITEILNVKELNLEKLEAIRGELIGKISYIPPKFSAKHVNGTRAYKLARSGEEFELKPETMEIYESEILNYSHPFLTLRLSVSEGSYIRSYAEIFGQKVGYNVTLSSLKRVSEGKFRYENEKFLNICNFLNIEQNTYFGDINNILDGKKLKINDFETQTQGIYLLNYDKFMSVIQIMDDTINYTLNKVEKC
- the csrA gene encoding carbon storage regulator CsrA — encoded protein: MLILARKENEEILLGNDIKVVVVSISKSTVKLGIEAPRNTMILRSELANDIKNENIHATKKASEADIHELAKKIEK
- a CDS encoding thioredoxin translates to MKNLLVLIIALFAFFGCGDDESSSVNFKEFSPSEEVKFVDVSGKELTLVRKDHGFAIKNDENKVLMIDIFGTFCPPCQKEAAELTKYQLENKDKFTLIGLTHFENVTNEYVLHEFMQKFNAYYFITNDQKINDRLAEQIVRDIEYKHEIALPFKVVIKNGEYQILTDVDSGQYGVKYYLGGIKVTKMKEDLAKIYGTK
- a CDS encoding 4-(cytidine 5'-diphospho)-2-C-methyl-D-erythritol kinase, coding for MKSFAKINVFLKVVGTRGNYHEILSRFVLCEQLFDEIYFERSNSFAIECDNKEIKENIIQKAIDELKKAGFSNELDEFFSSHKIIINKQIPIGAGLGGGSSNAATFLLMVNDELNLNIKRENLMQIASKIGADVAFFVSGYKAANVSGIGEIIEEFDDEVPNLNIFTPNVFCSTPMVYQEFRSNFLQYIDINAAKKMQNLKSKELLEIYKNEELNDLFAPCFKLYPQMNEFRDKFLSGSGSSVFSVN
- the flgB gene encoding flagellar basal body rod protein FlgB; this encodes MFVLDRSKSSPLVESALAGRELRQKLISGNLANVDTPFYKARDVRFEDILREKANEIYNVSESKKLNLAKTNEAHMAAVDFPKSDTAQIFLRDGHMARNDANTVDLDVETTEMGKNTVMINALDGAYKAQGNIFKSVIDASAKN